A stretch of Streptomyces vietnamensis DNA encodes these proteins:
- a CDS encoding ABC transporter substrate-binding protein — translation MRTTLRPHKARKARKAPKALATAAATATVLALTLAGCGDGSAKDPQPAPDRELSLKGEKIEVAAVWTGPEQENFTKVLKEFEKRTGATVTFVPAQDPIVNFLGTKIAGGSPPDVAMLPQVGAIQQAAAQKWLKPVGPEAKAALAANYSRGWQELGAVGGTQYGVYFKAANKSLVWYNTAVFENAGASEPKTWKEFLATAETISASGVTPVSVGGADGWTLTDWFENVYLSQAGPAKYDQLAKHSIKWTDPSVAAALKTLAELFGKPALIAGGASGALQTEYPASVTQTFTGGDQPKGAMVFEGDFAAVNIAQTKAEIGKDAKVFPFPKVGDGGTSPVVTAGDAAVALKDTKGAQALLAFLASPDAAKIWAAEGGFLSPNKNLDPAAYPNDVQREIAKALIGAGDDFRFDMSDQMPQSFGGTPGKGEWKTLQDFLKNPKDIAGTQARLEADAAKAYKG, via the coding sequence ATGCGTACAACTCTTCGTCCACACAAGGCCCGCAAGGCCCGCAAGGCACCCAAGGCCTTAGCCACGGCGGCGGCGACGGCAACCGTCCTCGCCCTCACCCTCGCGGGCTGCGGCGACGGATCCGCGAAGGACCCGCAGCCCGCGCCCGACCGCGAGCTCTCCCTCAAGGGCGAGAAGATCGAGGTCGCCGCCGTGTGGACGGGCCCCGAGCAGGAGAACTTCACCAAGGTCCTGAAGGAGTTCGAGAAGCGCACCGGCGCGACCGTCACCTTCGTGCCCGCGCAGGACCCGATCGTGAACTTCCTCGGTACGAAGATCGCCGGCGGTTCCCCGCCCGACGTGGCGATGCTCCCGCAGGTGGGCGCGATCCAGCAGGCCGCCGCCCAGAAGTGGCTGAAGCCGGTCGGCCCGGAGGCCAAGGCCGCGCTGGCGGCGAACTACTCGCGCGGCTGGCAGGAGCTCGGCGCGGTGGGCGGCACCCAGTACGGGGTCTACTTCAAGGCCGCCAACAAGTCCCTGGTCTGGTACAACACCGCCGTCTTCGAGAACGCGGGCGCCTCCGAGCCGAAGACGTGGAAGGAGTTCCTCGCCACCGCCGAGACGATCTCGGCCTCCGGCGTGACCCCGGTGTCGGTCGGCGGCGCGGACGGCTGGACCCTCACCGACTGGTTCGAGAACGTCTACCTGTCCCAGGCCGGCCCGGCCAAGTACGACCAGCTGGCGAAGCACTCCATCAAGTGGACGGACCCGTCCGTGGCCGCCGCCCTGAAGACCCTCGCCGAGCTCTTCGGGAAGCCGGCGCTGATCGCGGGCGGGGCGTCCGGCGCGCTGCAGACGGAGTACCCGGCCTCGGTCACGCAGACCTTCACGGGCGGCGACCAGCCCAAGGGGGCGATGGTCTTCGAGGGCGACTTCGCCGCCGTCAACATCGCCCAGACGAAGGCGGAGATCGGGAAGGACGCGAAGGTCTTCCCCTTCCCGAAGGTCGGCGACGGCGGCACCTCCCCCGTGGTGACGGCCGGCGACGCGGCCGTGGCCCTGAAGGACACCAAGGGCGCGCAGGCGCTGCTCGCCTTCCTCGCCTCCCCGGACGCGGCGAAGATCTGGGCGGCCGAGGGCGGGTTCCTCTCCCCCAACAAGAACCTGGACCCGGCGGCGTACCCGAACGACGTCCAGCGCGAGATCGCCAAGGCGCTCATCGGCGCCGGTGACGACTTCCGCTTCGACATGTCGGACCAGATGCCGCAGTCCTTCGGCGGGACGCCGGGCAAGGGCGAGTGGAAGACGCTCCAGGACTTCCTGAAGAACCCGAAGGACATCGCGGGGACGCAGGCGCGCCTGGAGGCGGACGCGGCGAAGGCGTACAAGGGCTGA
- a CDS encoding carbohydrate ABC transporter permease: MSRIPGRSRVVAAGFLLPALLLLGALVVYPIGYSVRRSLFDRSDASFVGLDNYLALVTDDSLRTAVRNNLIWLVVAPAVATALGLVFAVLTERVRWGTAFKLVVFMPMAISMLAAGIIFRLVYEQDPDRGVANAVWVGVHDTFAESSGFPRARPLPVHPLKAAGGGAFVTKEPVRAGVPVLLPLVGVAPAQMPQDARPARTPHATGTGTGTGTGTGTGAGAGTGAGTGADITGTAWLDFTRGGGGKPNVVDPKELGLKGLRIEAVRDGKVVATATAAADGSFSLPADRADGAVLRLPASNFREQYDGVEWLGPSLVTPAVIGAYVWMWAGFAMVLIGAGLAAVPRELLEAARVDGANEWQVFRRITVPLLAPVLVVVLVTLMINVLKVFDLVFVIAPGSAQDDANVLALQLYRSSFGTDADLGVGSAIAVVLLLLVLPVMVVNIRRIRRESRR; the protein is encoded by the coding sequence GTGTCCCGGATCCCCGGCAGGAGCAGGGTCGTGGCGGCGGGTTTCCTGCTGCCCGCCCTGCTCCTCCTCGGCGCGCTCGTCGTCTACCCGATCGGGTACTCCGTCCGCCGTTCGCTCTTCGACCGCTCGGACGCGTCCTTCGTCGGCCTGGACAACTACCTCGCCCTCGTCACCGACGACTCGCTCCGCACCGCCGTACGGAACAACCTGATCTGGCTGGTGGTGGCCCCGGCGGTCGCCACCGCGCTCGGTCTGGTCTTCGCGGTGCTCACCGAACGCGTGCGCTGGGGCACGGCGTTCAAGCTGGTCGTCTTCATGCCGATGGCGATCTCGATGCTCGCCGCCGGGATCATCTTCCGGCTCGTCTACGAGCAGGACCCGGACCGCGGGGTCGCCAACGCCGTCTGGGTCGGGGTCCACGACACCTTCGCCGAGTCCTCCGGCTTCCCGCGGGCCCGACCGCTGCCCGTGCACCCGCTGAAGGCCGCGGGCGGCGGCGCGTTCGTCACGAAGGAGCCGGTACGGGCCGGCGTGCCCGTGCTCCTCCCGCTGGTCGGGGTGGCTCCGGCGCAGATGCCCCAGGACGCGCGCCCCGCCCGCACGCCCCACGCCACCGGCACAGGCACAGGCACCGGCACAGGCACAGGCACCGGCGCCGGTGCCGGCACCGGCGCCGGCACCGGCGCGGACATCACCGGCACGGCCTGGCTGGACTTCACCCGGGGCGGCGGCGGGAAGCCGAACGTGGTCGACCCGAAGGAGCTGGGCCTGAAGGGGCTGCGGATCGAGGCCGTACGGGACGGAAAGGTCGTCGCCACGGCCACGGCGGCGGCCGACGGCAGCTTCAGCCTGCCCGCCGACCGCGCCGACGGAGCCGTACTGCGTCTGCCCGCGAGCAACTTCCGGGAGCAGTACGACGGCGTGGAGTGGCTGGGCCCCTCGCTCGTCACCCCGGCCGTCATCGGGGCGTACGTGTGGATGTGGGCCGGGTTCGCGATGGTCCTGATCGGCGCCGGGCTCGCGGCCGTACCGCGCGAACTCCTGGAGGCGGCGCGGGTGGACGGGGCGAACGAGTGGCAGGTGTTCCGGCGGATCACGGTGCCGCTCCTGGCGCCGGTCCTCGTGGTCGTCCTCGTCACGCTGATGATCAACGTGCTCAAGGTCTTCGACCTGGTCTTCGTCATCGCGCCGGGCTCCGCGCAGGACGACGCGAACGTGCTCGCGCTCCAGCTGTACCGCTCGTCCTTCGGCACGGACGCGGACCTCGGGGTCGGCTCGGCCATCGCGGTCGTCCTGCTCCTTCTCGTGCTGCCGGTGATGGTGGTCAACATCCGCCGCATCCGAAGGGAGTCCCGCCGGTGA
- a CDS encoding carbohydrate ABC transporter permease: protein MKSFAAKASARAAGGAVRVFLLLAGLFWLLPTVGLLLSSLRSPSDIAASGWWEVFAAPARLTTENYASLLANDTITDSLLSTVLITVPATLLVLLIGSLAGYAFAWLEFPGRDWWFLGVVALLVVPVQVALVPVSKLFGAVGLFETTLGVVLFHTAFGLPFAIFLLRNFFAEIPRELLEAARLDGAGEIRLFTRVVLPLGGAAIASLGIFQFLWVWNDMLIALIFADSQSPPITVALQQQVRQFGNNVDVLAPGAFVSMVVPLVVFFAFQRQFASGVMAGAVK from the coding sequence GTGAAGAGCTTCGCGGCAAAGGCCTCGGCGCGTGCGGCAGGCGGTGCCGTCCGGGTCTTCCTCCTCCTCGCCGGCCTGTTCTGGCTGCTGCCGACGGTCGGGCTGCTGCTCTCCTCGCTCCGCTCGCCCTCCGACATCGCGGCGAGCGGCTGGTGGGAGGTGTTCGCGGCCCCGGCCCGGCTGACCACCGAGAACTACGCCAGTCTCCTGGCGAACGACACGATCACCGACTCGCTCCTCTCCACCGTCCTGATCACCGTCCCGGCCACCCTCCTCGTCCTCCTCATCGGCTCGCTCGCCGGTTACGCCTTCGCGTGGCTGGAGTTCCCGGGCCGGGACTGGTGGTTCCTGGGCGTGGTCGCGCTCCTCGTGGTCCCGGTGCAGGTGGCGCTGGTCCCGGTGTCGAAGCTGTTCGGCGCGGTGGGGCTCTTCGAGACGACCCTCGGGGTGGTCCTCTTCCACACGGCGTTCGGGCTGCCGTTCGCGATCTTCCTGCTGCGGAACTTCTTCGCGGAGATCCCGCGCGAGCTCCTGGAGGCGGCGCGGCTCGACGGGGCGGGCGAGATCCGGCTCTTCACCCGGGTGGTGCTGCCGCTCGGGGGTGCGGCGATCGCCTCGCTCGGGATCTTCCAGTTCCTGTGGGTGTGGAACGACATGCTGATCGCGCTGATCTTCGCGGATTCGCAGTCGCCGCCGATCACGGTGGCGCTCCAGCAGCAGGTGCGCCAGTTCGGCAACAACGTGGACGTGCTCGCGCCGGGGGCGTTCGTGTCGATGGTGGTGCCGCTGGTGGTGTTCTTCGCGTTCCAGCGGCAGTTCGCGTCCGGGGTGATGGCGGGCGCGGTGAAGTAG
- a CDS encoding TetR/AcrR family transcriptional regulator, which yields MTDPTPRRAPAGAAVLREDVTEAIRAAVFEELAAVGYARMSIEGIARRAGVGKTAVYRRWKSKLSLVLDLVGAFAAQGLPAPASGSLYGDLRVLLEVASHALRHPVASQVIPDLLVEAARHPEIAETVKAVLLDGQQGVMTQVVRAAVARGELPEGTDPGKALDLAVGPLYWRLVVVRTPLPKGYVDELARAAVAALKA from the coding sequence ATGACCGACCCGACCCCCCGCCGCGCCCCCGCCGGTGCCGCCGTACTCCGCGAGGACGTGACCGAGGCCATCCGCGCCGCCGTCTTCGAGGAGCTCGCGGCCGTCGGCTACGCCCGGATGTCCATCGAGGGCATCGCGCGCCGCGCGGGAGTCGGCAAGACCGCCGTCTACCGGCGCTGGAAGTCCAAGCTCTCCCTCGTCCTCGACCTCGTCGGCGCCTTCGCCGCCCAGGGCCTGCCGGCCCCCGCCAGCGGCTCCCTGTACGGGGACCTGCGCGTCCTCCTCGAAGTGGCCTCGCACGCCCTGCGCCACCCGGTCGCCTCGCAGGTCATCCCCGACCTGCTCGTCGAGGCCGCCCGGCATCCCGAGATCGCCGAGACCGTCAAGGCCGTGCTGCTCGACGGGCAGCAGGGCGTCATGACCCAGGTCGTCCGCGCGGCCGTCGCACGCGGCGAACTCCCCGAGGGCACCGACCCCGGCAAGGCCCTCGACCTGGCCGTCGGCCCGCTCTACTGGCGCCTCGTCGTCGTCCGTACGCCCCTGCCGAAGGGGTACGTGGACGAGCTCGCGCGCGCGGCGGTCGCGGCGCTCAAGGCGTGA
- a CDS encoding ABC transporter permease, which translates to MTTTLAPPTQPAAPAEQEDLAALARRHGLSVSGARPSLPSYVRQLWSRRDFITAFATARLTAQFSQARLGQVWQVMTPLLNAAVYYLIFGVIMNAKNGVPDYVPFLMTGIFVWTFTSNTALAGTRAISGNLGLVRALHFPRASLPISLAFQQLQQLLFSLATLAAILACFGEFPTWSWLLAVPALFLQALFSTGLALVLARVSARTPDVSQLMPFVLRTWMYASGAMFSIQNLAHSGRFPEAVVLALQCNPAAVYIDLMRFALIESFTASQLPPHVWALAAGWALLVFAGGFMWFWKAEETYGRG; encoded by the coding sequence GTGACCACGACCCTCGCCCCACCCACGCAGCCGGCCGCCCCCGCGGAGCAGGAGGACCTGGCCGCCCTCGCCCGCCGCCACGGCCTGAGCGTCAGCGGGGCCCGCCCCTCGCTCCCCTCCTATGTGCGGCAGCTCTGGTCCCGCCGCGACTTCATCACCGCCTTCGCGACCGCCCGGCTGACCGCCCAGTTCAGCCAGGCGCGCCTGGGCCAGGTCTGGCAGGTGATGACCCCGCTCCTCAACGCGGCCGTGTACTACCTGATCTTCGGCGTCATCATGAACGCGAAGAACGGCGTGCCCGACTACGTCCCCTTCCTGATGACCGGCATCTTCGTGTGGACCTTCACCTCCAACACGGCCCTGGCCGGCACCCGGGCGATCAGCGGCAACCTGGGCCTGGTCCGCGCCCTGCACTTCCCGCGCGCGAGCCTGCCGATCTCGCTCGCGTTCCAGCAGCTCCAGCAGCTGCTGTTCTCGCTCGCCACCCTGGCCGCGATCCTGGCCTGCTTCGGCGAGTTCCCGACCTGGAGCTGGCTGCTCGCCGTCCCGGCGCTGTTCCTCCAGGCGCTGTTCAGCACGGGCCTGGCGCTCGTCCTGGCCCGGGTCTCGGCCCGCACGCCGGACGTCAGCCAGCTGATGCCGTTCGTGCTCCGCACCTGGATGTACGCCTCGGGCGCCATGTTCTCGATCCAGAACCTGGCGCACAGCGGGCGCTTCCCGGAGGCCGTGGTGCTGGCCCTCCAGTGCAACCCGGCGGCGGTCTACATCGACCTCATGCGCTTCGCTCTGATCGAGAGCTTCACGGCCTCGCAGCTGCCGCCGCACGTGTGGGCGCTCGCCGCCGGCTGGGCCCTCCTCGTCTTCGCGGGCGGTTTCATGTGGTTCTGGAAGGCGGAGGAGACGTACGGCCGTGGCTGA
- a CDS encoding ABC transporter ATP-binding protein, producing the protein MAEDPKTPTVIADGVHVTYTVHGGHPGGRGAATAALGRMLQRRTAPAGRRVHAVKGVSFVAHRGEAIGLIGSNGSGKSTLLKAVAGLQPVDRGRIYTHGQPSLLGVNAALMDDLTGERNVILGGLAMGMSRTEVEERYDEIVDFSGINEKDDAISRPMRTYSSGMGARLRFSIAAAKSHDVLLIDEALSTGDARFRRRSQQRIDELRAEAGTVFLVSHSNSTITETCDRALWLEAGTLRMDGPAKEVVAAYEEFTAKPGAKKPNK; encoded by the coding sequence GTGGCTGAAGACCCGAAGACCCCCACCGTCATCGCCGACGGCGTCCACGTCACGTACACCGTCCACGGCGGGCACCCCGGCGGCCGGGGCGCCGCCACCGCCGCCCTGGGCCGGATGCTGCAGCGGCGCACGGCGCCGGCCGGCCGCCGGGTCCACGCCGTGAAGGGGGTCAGCTTCGTCGCGCACCGGGGCGAGGCGATCGGCCTGATCGGTTCGAACGGATCCGGGAAATCCACCCTCCTGAAGGCCGTCGCGGGCCTCCAGCCCGTGGACCGGGGGCGGATCTACACCCATGGACAGCCCTCCCTCCTCGGCGTCAACGCGGCCCTGATGGACGATCTGACCGGCGAGCGGAACGTGATCCTGGGCGGCCTCGCCATGGGCATGAGCCGCACGGAGGTCGAGGAACGCTACGACGAGATCGTCGACTTCTCCGGCATCAACGAGAAGGACGACGCGATCTCCCGCCCGATGCGGACGTACTCCTCCGGCATGGGCGCCCGGCTGCGCTTCTCCATCGCCGCCGCCAAGAGCCACGACGTGCTCCTGATCGACGAGGCCCTGTCGACCGGCGACGCGCGCTTCCGCCGCCGCAGCCAGCAGCGGATCGACGAGCTGCGGGCGGAGGCGGGGACGGTCTTCCTGGTCAGCCACTCGAACTCCACGATCACGGAGACCTGCGACCGGGCGCTGTGGCTGGAGGCGGGGACGCTGCGGATGGACGGCCCGGCGAAGGAGGTCGTGGCGGCATACGAGGAGTTCACGGCCAAGCCGGGCGCGAAGAAACCAAATAAATAG